A single region of the Rathayibacter rathayi genome encodes:
- a CDS encoding low molecular weight phosphatase family protein yields MILPGDDSARPTRRSWRPDEPVAASAAPVFTVLSVCTGNICRSPMSEQLLRAALAEVTSPNGGPLFAFTSAGVRTRPGLPMDPVSARFSTQHGGDPAAHSSAVLDEAVVGGADLLLTMTRDHLVDASRRFPSLLLRGFTLLEFARVFPFVLREVPLPSVEDPAARLRAVVRLAAAHRGRAPRGEGDDIEDPIGRSEAVHERVATQISAAVADVSRDLRALARR; encoded by the coding sequence ATGATCCTGCCGGGAGACGATTCCGCCCGCCCCACTCGACGGAGCTGGCGACCGGACGAGCCGGTCGCCGCCTCCGCCGCACCGGTCTTCACTGTGCTGTCCGTCTGCACCGGCAACATTTGTCGGTCGCCGATGTCCGAGCAGCTGCTGCGCGCCGCGCTCGCCGAAGTGACCTCCCCGAACGGGGGTCCGCTCTTCGCCTTCACCAGCGCCGGAGTCAGGACCCGCCCCGGCCTGCCGATGGACCCGGTCTCGGCGCGATTCTCTACGCAGCACGGTGGTGACCCGGCGGCTCACAGCAGTGCGGTGCTCGACGAGGCGGTCGTCGGCGGGGCCGACCTCCTGCTCACGATGACCCGCGACCACCTGGTCGACGCTTCCCGACGCTTCCCGTCACTGCTGCTTCGCGGATTTACTCTGCTCGAGTTCGCGCGAGTATTTCCGTTCGTCCTGCGCGAGGTTCCGTTGCCGTCCGTCGAGGACCCGGCGGCTCGACTCCGCGCCGTCGTGCGGCTGGCCGCCGCCCACCGTGGGCGTGCGCCGCGCGGCGAGGGCGACGACATCGAGGACCCGATCGGCCGAAGCGAGGCCGTACACGAACGAGTCGCCACGCAGATCTCTGCCGCTGTCGCTGACGTCTCCCGTGATCTGAGAGCATTGGCGCGGCGGTAG
- a CDS encoding sugar transferase, with product MTAQGTSPKRRPSWEQDYRRRLLITDVVAIVLSVFGTQFFWFDLNLNSDVGFQNPADIAVSYTWVSVALSVGWLLALQVFDTRDRRIVGTGYVEYRRVVDASIWLFGIVAIIAYLLQILLARGYIITAFPAGIVLICVGRLVWRSWLTRQRRLGRSSSQVVLLGSRASVLHTARELRRGTEAGYKLVGAVSTSIGGADALESEQELSGLAVHGFTGIDGVRAVMDATGADTVVVTSSDELAPQRIRELSWTLEPGREHLVVAPSLTDIGGPRIHTRPVAGLPLIHVETPRFDGRQRFAKRLFDILASTMLIILSAPVLVVVAVLVTITSPGPVLFRQERIGLNGATFEMLKFRSMVVDAEARLAALASQQGAEGNSILFKMAKDPRVTRVGAILRRFSLDELPQFLNVFRGDMSLIGPRPPLAREVEQYEEHVHRRFLMKPGITGLWQVSGRSNLSWEDTVRLDLYYVENWSMTGDIVILFKTARAVLARDGAY from the coding sequence ATGACGGCGCAAGGAACATCGCCGAAGCGTCGACCGTCGTGGGAGCAGGACTACCGGCGTCGGCTGCTGATCACGGACGTCGTCGCCATCGTCCTCTCCGTCTTCGGGACGCAGTTCTTCTGGTTCGACCTGAACCTCAACTCCGACGTGGGCTTCCAGAATCCCGCGGACATCGCCGTCAGCTACACCTGGGTGTCCGTCGCCCTCTCGGTCGGCTGGCTGCTCGCCCTCCAGGTCTTCGACACCCGTGACCGGCGGATCGTCGGCACAGGCTACGTCGAGTACCGCCGTGTCGTCGACGCGTCGATCTGGCTCTTCGGCATCGTCGCGATCATCGCTTACCTGCTGCAGATCCTGCTGGCGCGTGGCTACATCATCACGGCGTTCCCCGCCGGGATCGTGTTGATCTGCGTCGGCCGTCTGGTCTGGCGCTCCTGGCTCACCCGGCAGCGCCGCTTGGGCCGCTCCTCAAGCCAGGTCGTGTTGCTCGGTTCCCGCGCGAGCGTCCTGCACACCGCGCGCGAACTCCGGCGCGGCACCGAGGCGGGCTACAAGCTCGTCGGCGCCGTCTCCACGTCGATCGGCGGGGCGGACGCCCTGGAGAGCGAACAGGAGTTGTCGGGCCTCGCGGTCCACGGCTTCACCGGGATCGACGGGGTTCGCGCGGTCATGGACGCCACCGGCGCCGACACGGTGGTTGTTACGAGTTCGGACGAGCTCGCTCCGCAGCGGATCCGTGAGTTGAGCTGGACGCTCGAGCCGGGGCGCGAGCACCTGGTCGTCGCGCCGAGCCTCACCGACATCGGCGGCCCCCGCATCCACACGCGCCCGGTCGCCGGTCTGCCGCTGATCCATGTGGAGACCCCACGGTTCGACGGACGCCAGCGCTTCGCCAAGCGCCTGTTCGACATCCTCGCCTCGACGATGCTGATCATCCTCAGCGCGCCGGTCCTCGTGGTGGTCGCCGTGCTGGTCACGATCACCAGCCCCGGGCCGGTGCTCTTCCGTCAGGAGCGCATCGGGTTGAACGGAGCGACATTCGAAATGCTCAAGTTCCGCTCGATGGTGGTTGACGCCGAGGCTCGTCTGGCCGCTCTCGCGTCGCAGCAGGGCGCGGAGGGGAACTCGATCCTCTTCAAAATGGCAAAGGACCCGCGGGTCACCCGCGTCGGTGCGATTCTGCGCCGCTTCAGCCTCGACGAGCTGCCGCAGTTCCTCAACGTCTTCCGCGGCGACATGTCGTTGATCGGCCCGCGGCCGCCGCTGGCCCGCGAGGTCGAGCAATACGAGGAGCATGTGCACCGCCGCTTCCTGATGAAGCCGGGCATCACCGGCCTCTGGCAGGTCAGCGGTCGCTCGAACCTCTCGTGGGAGGACACCGTCCGCCTCGACCTCTACTACGTCGAGAACTGGTCGATGACCGGCGACATCGTCATCCTCTTCAAGACCGCGCGCGCTGTGCTCGCCCGCGACGGAGCGTACTGA
- the recR gene encoding recombination mediator RecR translates to MYEGIVQELIDELGRLPGIGPKSAQRIAFHILQTETFDVTRLAEILLELRHRVHFCDLCGNVAEEATCGICRDPRRSRTVICVVEEAKDVPAIERTREFRGLYHVLGGAISPIDGIGPDQLRIRQLLQRLADGEVQEVIIATDPNLEGEATATYLSRMLSTLGIRITRLASGLPVGGDLEYADEITLGRAFEGRRLVEN, encoded by the coding sequence ATGTACGAAGGCATCGTCCAGGAGTTGATCGACGAGCTCGGCCGACTCCCCGGCATCGGCCCCAAGTCGGCCCAGCGCATCGCGTTCCACATCCTCCAGACCGAGACGTTCGACGTCACTCGCCTCGCCGAGATCCTGCTGGAGCTGCGTCACCGGGTGCATTTTTGCGACCTCTGCGGCAACGTGGCGGAGGAGGCGACCTGTGGGATCTGTCGCGATCCCCGCCGCAGTCGCACGGTCATCTGCGTCGTGGAGGAGGCGAAGGACGTCCCCGCGATCGAGCGCACCCGTGAGTTCCGCGGTCTCTACCATGTGCTCGGCGGCGCGATCAGCCCGATCGACGGCATCGGTCCCGATCAGCTCCGCATTCGCCAGCTGCTGCAGCGCCTCGCCGATGGCGAGGTGCAGGAGGTGATCATCGCGACCGACCCCAACCTCGAGGGCGAGGCGACCGCGACCTACCTCTCGCGCATGCTGAGCACGCTCGGCATCCGCATCACCCGCCTGGCCTCGGGCCTGCCTGTCGGCGGTGACCTCGAGTACGCCGACGAGATCACGCTCGGCCGTGCCTTTGAAGGCCGTCGCCTCGTCGAGAACTGA
- a CDS encoding DNA-binding response regulator, whose product MITRSGEPSGSSVWSARDSGPRPVRFGLLDPDEDQLAATAAWIRSHAPDFEVVVAACTWLDLVTSDVFPTEVVVMDTQLCEPISIEARIRTCRAAGAAVVVLSDSEDDEVHERALRAGAVRHLAKSRPISEVMEQTRAALEMRSADVSSSQWRPLPSGVAAQQRPRLSACELEALRLYASGSSTPEVAAKMNVQFETAKTYLQRVRRKYVAVGRPASRRADLIRRAGEDGFLP is encoded by the coding sequence ATGATCACCCGCTCCGGCGAGCCCTCGGGCTCCTCCGTCTGGAGCGCTCGAGACTCGGGTCCGCGCCCGGTCCGCTTCGGCCTGCTCGACCCCGACGAGGACCAGCTCGCCGCGACCGCCGCGTGGATCCGCTCGCACGCCCCGGACTTCGAGGTCGTCGTCGCCGCGTGCACCTGGCTCGACCTCGTCACGAGCGATGTGTTCCCCACTGAGGTGGTGGTCATGGACACCCAGCTGTGCGAACCGATCTCGATCGAGGCGCGGATCCGTACCTGCCGTGCCGCGGGCGCCGCTGTGGTCGTGCTCTCGGACAGCGAGGACGACGAGGTGCACGAGCGGGCCCTGCGTGCCGGAGCCGTCCGCCACCTCGCGAAGTCGCGTCCGATCTCCGAGGTGATGGAGCAGACCCGCGCCGCTCTCGAGATGCGCTCTGCCGACGTGTCCTCCTCGCAGTGGCGCCCGCTACCGTCCGGGGTCGCCGCGCAACAGCGCCCGCGGCTGAGCGCCTGCGAGCTGGAGGCGCTGCGCTTGTACGCGTCCGGCTCGAGCACTCCGGAGGTGGCCGCGAAGATGAATGTGCAGTTCGAGACCGCGAAGACCTATCTGCAGCGCGTGCGCCGCAAGTACGTCGCCGTCGGACGCCCAGCGAGCCGGCGCGCCGATTTGATCCGCCGAGCCGGCGAGGACGGTTTTCTCCCGTGA
- a CDS encoding malate:quinone oxidoreductase: MGATALSPPWRARASVNSTLVNSSEPVDVALIGGGIMSATLGALITQLQPDWTIAAYERLGDVAQESSNPWNNAGTGHAALCELNYMPEAADGSVDAAKAIQINEQFQISRQFWSSLVESGDIREPSSFINPAPHMTFVHGDANVEYLRKRYEALKDQPLFAGIEFTESITTIHEWAPLLMEQRPAGGGPYAATRVPAGTDVDFGSLTHQLFDHVVAHGGTLDTGREVTDITRQKDGTWRLDLKQVVGGTPQRVSARFVFVGAGGGALHLLQKSGIPEIKGFGGFPISGQFLRTDNPELVARHKAKVYGKAAVGAPPMSVPHLDARVVDGESSLLFGPYAGFTPKFLKRGSWLDLPLSIRPHNIGPMLAVARDNLDLMKYLIGEVLAGRGKKMKALREFLPTARDEDWYLITAGQRVQVMKKDEKKGGVLQFGTEVITGAEGTIAGLLGASPGASTAVPIMLDIVQKCFPDRMTAWEPRIRALVPSYGSTLNDAPEKAERTVSTTAETLELAASV, translated from the coding sequence ATGGGGGCGACCGCCCTCTCCCCACCGTGGCGCGCTCGGGCGAGCGTAAACTCGACTCTCGTGAACTCCTCGGAACCGGTCGACGTTGCCCTCATCGGTGGGGGCATTATGAGCGCCACTCTCGGCGCACTGATCACCCAGCTGCAGCCCGACTGGACGATCGCCGCCTACGAGCGCCTCGGCGACGTTGCACAGGAGTCGTCGAACCCGTGGAACAACGCGGGCACCGGTCACGCCGCCCTCTGCGAGCTGAACTACATGCCCGAGGCGGCCGACGGCTCGGTGGACGCGGCGAAGGCCATTCAGATCAACGAGCAGTTCCAGATCTCGCGTCAGTTCTGGTCGAGCCTGGTCGAATCAGGTGACATCCGCGAGCCGTCCAGCTTCATCAACCCGGCGCCGCATATGACCTTCGTGCACGGCGACGCGAACGTCGAGTACCTGCGCAAGCGCTATGAAGCCCTGAAGGACCAGCCTCTCTTTGCCGGCATTGAGTTCACCGAGAGCATCACGACGATCCACGAGTGGGCGCCCCTGCTGATGGAGCAGCGGCCGGCGGGCGGTGGCCCCTACGCCGCGACCCGCGTGCCGGCCGGAACCGATGTCGACTTCGGCTCGCTGACGCACCAGCTGTTCGACCACGTCGTCGCCCACGGCGGCACCCTCGACACGGGTCGCGAGGTCACCGACATCACCCGACAGAAGGACGGCACCTGGCGCCTCGATCTCAAGCAGGTCGTGGGCGGAACGCCCCAGCGAGTGAGCGCCCGCTTTGTCTTCGTCGGCGCAGGCGGCGGCGCGCTGCACCTTTTGCAAAAGTCGGGGATCCCCGAGATCAAGGGCTTTGGAGGCTTCCCCATCTCGGGGCAATTCCTCCGCACCGACAACCCAGAGCTGGTCGCCCGGCACAAGGCGAAGGTGTACGGCAAGGCCGCGGTCGGTGCGCCACCGATGTCAGTGCCGCACCTCGACGCCCGCGTCGTCGACGGCGAGTCCTCACTCCTCTTCGGCCCGTATGCCGGCTTCACGCCCAAGTTCCTCAAGCGTGGGTCGTGGCTCGACCTGCCGCTCTCGATCCGCCCCCACAACATCGGCCCGATGCTCGCGGTTGCTCGCGACAACCTCGACCTGATGAAGTACCTCATCGGCGAGGTGCTCGCCGGCCGCGGCAAGAAGATGAAGGCGTTGCGCGAGTTCTTGCCGACCGCCCGCGATGAGGACTGGTACCTGATTACGGCCGGGCAGCGCGTTCAGGTGATGAAGAAGGACGAGAAGAAGGGCGGAGTGCTGCAGTTCGGGACCGAGGTCATCACTGGCGCAGAGGGGACCATCGCCGGCCTCCTCGGCGCCTCGCCCGGAGCATCGACGGCGGTGCCGATCATGCTCGACATCGTGCAGAAGTGCTTCCCCGACCGGATGACGGCCTGGGAGCCCCGGATCCGCGCACTGGTGCCGAGCTACGGCTCCACCCTCAATGACGCACCGGAGAAGGCCGAGCGAACCGTCAGCACGACCGCCGAAACGCTGGAACTCGCCGCGTCGGTGTGA
- a CDS encoding Rv2578c family radical SAM protein, with protein MRWNGQAIGTADEAALPGLVKLTDLVRTVRTPEFDGITFYEVLAKSALNRVHTSSTMPFGWSINPMRGCTHACTYCFARPTHEYLEFDGGRDFDSHIVVKVNVAEVLTRELAKPSWERHPVALGTNTDPYQRAEGRYRLMPGILSALAASGTPISILTKGSLLRRDLPLLREAAEHVPVDLGVSIAVYDEGLQRSVEPGAPTAAARLATVTAAREAGCECSVFLMPILPFLTDTRAHLDESLRACRAAGASTIMYSTLYLKPGVKEWFLQWLAQEHPELLDRYRSLYPGRAAYAPLEYRRWLSERIRPLMRAHRLERGEEDPATGSVRSSALGSLGTLRTLGGERRSLQHDGLLVGELGPERAAILRGVGQPTLF; from the coding sequence ATGAGATGGAACGGACAAGCGATCGGCACGGCCGATGAGGCCGCGCTGCCCGGGCTGGTGAAGCTGACCGATCTGGTGCGGACAGTGCGGACCCCGGAGTTCGACGGGATCACCTTCTACGAGGTGCTCGCGAAGTCGGCGCTGAACCGGGTGCACACCTCCTCGACGATGCCGTTCGGCTGGAGCATCAATCCGATGCGCGGCTGCACGCACGCCTGCACCTACTGTTTCGCCCGACCGACCCACGAGTACCTCGAGTTCGACGGCGGGCGCGACTTCGACTCGCACATCGTGGTCAAGGTGAACGTCGCCGAGGTGCTCACTCGCGAACTCGCCAAGCCGAGCTGGGAGCGGCATCCGGTCGCCCTGGGCACCAACACCGATCCCTATCAGCGCGCCGAAGGCCGCTACCGGCTGATGCCGGGCATCCTTTCCGCGCTCGCCGCTTCGGGCACCCCGATCTCGATCCTGACGAAGGGGTCGCTGCTGCGGCGCGACCTGCCGCTTCTCCGCGAGGCCGCCGAGCACGTACCGGTCGACCTCGGAGTCTCGATCGCCGTCTACGACGAGGGCCTCCAGCGCTCCGTCGAGCCGGGCGCGCCCACGGCCGCCGCCCGTCTGGCAACGGTCACCGCGGCACGGGAGGCGGGATGTGAATGCTCGGTGTTCTTGATGCCGATTCTGCCGTTCCTCACCGACACGCGCGCGCACCTGGACGAGTCGCTCCGGGCCTGCCGCGCGGCGGGTGCCAGCACGATCATGTATTCCACGCTCTACCTCAAGCCGGGAGTCAAGGAGTGGTTCCTGCAGTGGCTTGCGCAGGAGCACCCCGAGCTCCTCGACCGCTATCGCTCTCTCTATCCGGGCCGCGCCGCCTACGCCCCGCTGGAGTACCGCCGTTGGCTGTCGGAGCGCATTCGCCCGTTGATGCGGGCGCATCGTCTGGAGCGCGGAGAGGAGGATCCGGCGACCGGGTCGGTCCGTTCCTCCGCCCTGGGCTCGCTCGGCACTCTGCGAACCCTTGGCGGTGAGCGGCGTTCCCTCCAGCACGACGGTCTGCTCGTCGGCGAACTCGGCCCCGAGCGCGCCGCGATCCTCCGGGGCGTCGGGCAGCCGACGCTGTTCTGA
- a CDS encoding aspartate-semialdehyde dehydrogenase, giving the protein MSSTSLHMGVVGATGQVGKVMRRLLEERDFPVASIRFFATARSAGTTLPFRGEDVVVEDVETADPSGLDIALFSAGATGSRAQAPRFAAAGVTVIDNSSAWRMDPEVPLVVSEVNPHAIDQAVKGIIANPNCTTMAAMPILKVLDREAGLTRLIVSTYQAVSGSGLAGANELAGQVRAAVADEHLLDLVRDGSAVAFPAPEKYVAPIAFDVIPFAGNLVEDGSNETDEEKKLRNESRRILELPELLVSGTCVRVPVFTGHSLSINAEFAAALSPERARELLAEAPGVVLREVPTPLEAAGTDPSYVGRIRADEGAPEGRGLALFISNDNLRKGAALNAVQIAELIAAKQPVS; this is encoded by the coding sequence ATGAGCAGCACCTCCCTCCACATGGGCGTCGTCGGCGCGACCGGCCAGGTCGGGAAGGTGATGCGCCGCCTCCTTGAGGAGCGCGACTTCCCCGTCGCGTCCATCCGCTTCTTCGCCACCGCCCGCTCGGCAGGCACGACCCTGCCGTTCCGCGGTGAGGACGTGGTGGTCGAGGACGTCGAGACCGCCGATCCGTCCGGGCTCGACATCGCCCTGTTCTCGGCGGGCGCCACGGGCTCGCGCGCGCAGGCGCCCCGTTTCGCTGCGGCAGGCGTCACGGTGATCGACAACTCCAGCGCTTGGCGGATGGACCCGGAGGTGCCGCTGGTCGTCAGCGAGGTCAACCCGCATGCCATCGACCAGGCGGTGAAGGGCATCATCGCGAACCCGAACTGCACCACGATGGCCGCGATGCCGATCCTGAAGGTCCTCGACCGCGAGGCCGGACTCACCCGCCTCATCGTCAGCACCTACCAGGCCGTGTCCGGCAGTGGGCTGGCCGGAGCGAACGAACTGGCCGGTCAGGTCCGTGCCGCCGTCGCCGACGAGCACCTGCTCGACCTGGTCCGCGACGGCTCGGCGGTCGCCTTCCCCGCGCCCGAGAAGTACGTCGCCCCGATCGCCTTCGACGTCATCCCCTTCGCGGGGAACCTCGTCGAAGACGGCTCGAACGAGACCGACGAGGAGAAGAAGCTCCGCAACGAGAGCCGCCGCATCCTCGAGCTTCCCGAGCTGCTGGTGTCCGGCACCTGCGTGCGCGTGCCCGTCTTCACCGGCCACTCACTCTCGATCAACGCGGAGTTCGCCGCGGCTCTGAGCCCCGAGCGGGCGCGTGAGCTGCTGGCCGAGGCACCCGGCGTCGTCCTGCGCGAGGTGCCGACTCCGCTGGAGGCCGCCGGCACGGATCCGAGCTACGTCGGCCGTATCCGCGCCGACGAGGGGGCTCCGGAGGGACGTGGCTTGGCGCTGTTCATCAGCAATGACAATCTGCGCAAGGGCGCGGCTTTGAATGCCGTGCAGATCGCCGAGCTGATCGCGGCGAAGCAGCCCGTCTCCTGA
- a CDS encoding thymidine kinase produces MAKLYFRYGAMNSGKSTSLLQAAYNYEERGHRVLVAKPAVDTKGDTLIVSRLGVTRSVDVLFEPDGDPIAVFTAARARVLAESARDISALLVDEAQFLPESQVDDLLRIAILENVPVLAYGIRTDFRTVAFPGSRRLLEIAHSLEELKTICRCGRKAIFNGRVLDGRFVFDGDQVAIDGAAVTYESLCGACYLQESRGRLRD; encoded by the coding sequence ATGGCGAAGCTGTACTTCCGTTACGGAGCGATGAACAGTGGGAAGAGCACGTCGCTCCTGCAGGCCGCGTACAACTACGAGGAGCGAGGCCACCGGGTGTTGGTGGCCAAACCCGCCGTCGATACGAAGGGTGACACGCTGATCGTGTCGCGGCTGGGTGTCACCCGTTCGGTGGACGTCCTGTTCGAGCCCGACGGTGATCCGATCGCCGTCTTCACTGCCGCACGGGCCCGTGTCCTGGCCGAGTCGGCACGCGACATCAGCGCCCTCCTCGTCGACGAGGCACAGTTCCTGCCCGAGTCGCAGGTGGATGACCTGCTCCGGATCGCCATCCTCGAGAACGTCCCCGTGCTGGCCTACGGCATCCGGACGGACTTTCGCACCGTCGCCTTTCCGGGTAGTCGGCGGCTCCTCGAGATCGCCCACAGCCTCGAGGAGCTGAAGACGATCTGCCGGTGTGGGCGCAAAGCGATCTTCAACGGGCGCGTCCTCGACGGCCGTTTCGTGTTCGACGGCGACCAGGTCGCGATCGACGGCGCGGCGGTCACATACGAGTCCCTGTGTGGCGCCTGCTACCTCCAGGAGAGCCGCGGTCGGCTCCGTGACTGA
- a CDS encoding polysaccharide biosynthesis tyrosine autokinase has translation MELRDVLRLLRDHWIPIVAAILLGTVVAFGWSLTQKPRYVADSQGLVSVATGGGGSDDSQAIYTQQIAQTVAKSNLATYVPIATSRDVAQIAIDSLGLDVSPAALISAITVQPDTVAPVMKVSATASTPEGAQKLADAWVSAIATKVQQVNQETGVGDTVTLTVLQTAALPSAPAFPNLRLVLAVGALVGLVLGLVYAFVRNTLDRRIRTAEMVERLFDLPVVGTLPVDKRLSETNRIVPEADTTDYVKADGKHALAESLRELRTNLQFMNIDSPPRIIVVTSPLPSDGKSTVTANLAVTLAASGQRTVVVDGDLRKPTVAKSFGLVPGVGLTDLLIGKAELQDVLQPWGPSGNLWVLGAGSIPPNPSELLGSNGMDILLHEIAREAIVIVDAPPLLPVTDGAILTARTDGALVVISAGKTTTDELGKAIQNLERVSGHTLGVILNRVPARGQVGRGYGYYYTSYYGSERSGARPDTAVEAEPAPTSA, from the coding sequence GTGGAACTTCGAGACGTCCTCCGGCTGCTCCGCGACCACTGGATCCCGATCGTTGCGGCGATCCTCCTCGGCACAGTCGTTGCCTTCGGCTGGTCGCTGACGCAGAAGCCACGTTACGTCGCCGATTCGCAGGGTCTCGTCTCGGTCGCCACTGGCGGCGGCGGCAGCGATGACAGCCAGGCGATCTACACGCAGCAGATCGCGCAGACGGTCGCCAAGTCGAATCTCGCGACCTACGTCCCCATCGCAACCTCGCGCGACGTCGCGCAGATCGCGATCGACAGCCTCGGTCTCGACGTCTCGCCCGCCGCGCTGATCTCGGCGATCACCGTGCAGCCCGACACCGTCGCCCCGGTGATGAAGGTCAGTGCCACCGCCTCCACGCCCGAAGGTGCGCAAAAGCTCGCCGACGCGTGGGTCTCGGCGATCGCCACGAAGGTGCAGCAGGTCAATCAGGAGACGGGAGTGGGCGACACCGTCACCCTCACCGTTCTGCAGACCGCCGCGCTTCCGTCGGCACCGGCATTCCCCAACCTGCGCCTCGTCCTCGCGGTCGGCGCGCTCGTCGGCCTCGTCCTCGGCCTGGTCTACGCCTTCGTTCGCAACACCCTCGACCGTCGCATCCGTACCGCAGAGATGGTCGAGCGACTGTTCGATCTGCCCGTCGTCGGCACGCTTCCCGTCGACAAGCGCCTGAGCGAGACCAACCGCATCGTCCCCGAGGCCGACACCACCGACTACGTGAAGGCCGACGGCAAGCACGCCCTCGCGGAGTCTCTTCGTGAGCTGCGCACCAATCTGCAGTTCATGAACATCGACAGCCCGCCGCGGATCATCGTCGTGACAAGCCCGCTGCCCTCCGACGGCAAGTCGACCGTGACCGCGAACCTCGCGGTCACCCTCGCCGCCTCGGGTCAGCGCACCGTCGTGGTCGACGGCGACCTCCGCAAGCCCACCGTCGCCAAGTCCTTCGGCCTCGTGCCGGGCGTGGGTCTGACCGATCTGCTCATCGGCAAAGCCGAACTGCAGGATGTCTTGCAGCCGTGGGGTCCCTCCGGGAACCTCTGGGTCCTCGGCGCGGGCTCGATCCCGCCGAACCCGTCCGAGCTTCTCGGTTCCAACGGGATGGACATCCTGCTGCACGAGATCGCTCGGGAGGCCATCGTGATCGTCGACGCGCCGCCGCTGCTCCCGGTCACCGACGGCGCCATCCTCACCGCCCGGACCGACGGTGCGCTCGTCGTGATCTCGGCCGGTAAGACGACGACGGACGAACTCGGCAAGGCGATCCAGAACCTCGAGCGGGTCAGCGGCCACACCCTCGGCGTGATCCTCAACCGCGTGCCCGCGCGCGGTCAGGTCGGCCGAGGTTACGGCTACTACTACACGAGCTACTACGGGTCCGAGCGATCGGGCGCCCGCCCGGACACGGCCGTCGAGGCCGAGCCCGCGCCGACCTCGGCCTGA
- a CDS encoding aspartate kinase, giving the protein MSLIVQKFGGSSVADAESIKRVAKRIVATKQAGNDVVVAVSAMGDTTDDLLELAHQVTPIPAPRELDMLLSSGERISMALLAMAIKSMGFEARSFTGSQAGMITDAQHGAARIVDITPVRLREALDENAVVIVAGFQGFNRDTKDITTLGRGGSDTTAVALAAGLGADTCEIYTDVDGVFTADPRVVKKARKLDRITSEEMLELAAAGAKVLHIRAVEFARRHGVTLHVRSSFSPNEGTIVYNADTVGTQQNGQAVEEPIIAGVAADLNEAKITVVGVPDIPGKAAQIFTIVAKTGSNIDMIVQNVSAAATGRTDISFTLPKADGQTVLLALNAEKDEVGFESLQYDDQIAKLALVGAGMRTNAGVSAKLFRSLYEAGINIEMISTSEIRISVVTRADTVNEALRVVHTAFGLDAEDEAVVYAGTGR; this is encoded by the coding sequence GTGAGCCTGATCGTCCAGAAGTTCGGCGGGTCCTCCGTCGCTGACGCGGAGAGCATCAAGCGGGTCGCGAAGCGCATCGTCGCCACTAAGCAGGCGGGGAACGATGTCGTCGTCGCCGTCTCGGCGATGGGCGACACCACCGACGACCTGCTCGAACTCGCCCACCAGGTCACTCCCATCCCGGCGCCCCGCGAGCTGGACATGCTGCTCTCCTCGGGCGAGCGCATCTCGATGGCGCTGCTGGCGATGGCGATCAAGAGCATGGGCTTCGAGGCCCGCTCCTTCACCGGCAGCCAGGCCGGCATGATCACGGATGCGCAGCACGGCGCCGCCCGCATCGTCGACATCACGCCGGTCCGCCTGCGTGAGGCGCTCGATGAGAACGCGGTCGTCATTGTCGCCGGGTTTCAGGGCTTCAACCGTGACACGAAGGACATCACCACCCTCGGCCGCGGCGGTTCGGACACCACCGCCGTCGCGCTCGCCGCGGGCCTGGGTGCCGACACCTGCGAGATCTACACCGACGTCGACGGAGTCTTCACCGCCGATCCGCGCGTGGTCAAGAAGGCTCGCAAGCTCGACCGCATCACGAGCGAGGAGATGCTCGAGCTCGCCGCCGCCGGCGCGAAGGTGCTCCACATCCGCGCCGTCGAATTCGCCCGCCGCCACGGAGTCACGCTGCATGTGCGCTCCTCCTTCAGCCCCAACGAGGGCACCATCGTCTATAACGCCGACACCGTCGGCACCCAGCAGAACGGACAAGCCGTGGAAGAGCCCATCATCGCCGGAGTCGCCGCCGACCTGAACGAGGCGAAGATCACTGTCGTCGGCGTCCCCGACATCCCCGGAAAGGCCGCGCAGATCTTCACGATCGTGGCCAAGACCGGCTCCAACATCGACATGATCGTGCAGAACGTCTCGGCCGCGGCGACGGGTCGCACCGACATCTCGTTCACGCTGCCCAAGGCCGACGGCCAGACCGTCCTTCTGGCGCTGAACGCCGAGAAGGACGAGGTTGGCTTCGAGTCGCTGCAGTACGACGACCAGATCGCCAAGCTCGCGCTCGTCGGCGCCGGCATGCGCACCAATGCGGGCGTCTCGGCAAAGCTGTTCCGCTCGCTCTACGAGGCGGGGATCAACATCGAAATGATCTCGACCAGTGAGATCCGCATCTCGGTCGTCACTCGTGCCGACACCGTGAACGAGGCCCTGCGCGTCGTGCACACCGCCTTCGGGCTCGACGCCGAGGACGAGGCCGTCGTCTACGCGGGCACCGGCCGCTGA